DNA from Prunus persica cultivar Lovell chromosome G6, Prunus_persica_NCBIv2, whole genome shotgun sequence:
TGGACATATGTTTTATAAGTATTTTCTAGCTGATTAAATGACCAagtctgcttcttctttttttcccttttttttaatctcagTTGCTGGCAACATACTTAATGCTATATTGGATGTGATATTGATATTTATTTTCGATTTTGGAATTCGCGGTGCCGCTATTGCTACGGTGATTTCTGAGTACGTCAATGATGTGGTAAACTTAATTATACTTGTGTATTTAGATCTTGATGTTCCTATTGTcaaattttgtcaaattttctctctaacAGAACTTTTTATGTCGATTTCTTGCAAGGTATTTGATCGCTGCTATTCTTCTGTGGAAGTTGAATAGCAAAGTGTTCCTTGTCCCTTCTTATATTGATGGGAGAAGAATCATAGGTTACCTTCAATCTGGTAggtcttttttaaaacttgCTTATAAAATGGAGACTATAGAgatgttttcttcaatttctaaatgtgtttgttctattttgcagggGGTCTTCTTATTGGCAGAAGCTTAGCAGTGGTGTTAACTACGACACTAGCCACATCTGTGGCAGCTAGAGAAGGCCCTATACCTATGGCTGGTCATCAGATTTGCATCCAAGTTTGGTTGGCAATATCTTTGCTTACAGACGCTTTAGCACTTGCTGGTCAGGTGTGACTTTCTTGACTTTACAAGTGTCATATCACATATGTGATCAAATTACACAGAATGAATTGAACAAAATTATCATTGTGATGTTGTTTCTTCAGACACTTCTTGCCAGTGGTTACTCCCAACAAAATTATGACCAAGCACGCCGAGTTATATATAGAGTTCTACAGGTTgaaattcttctctttttaacCGTTTCATTCTCATCGTTGATTGATATCCTCTTTTTCCTCCACCTCTTTTATGGCATCGACACCATGGCTAACGCGAATCTCCATTTACCGTTCTTTGAATTTCAAACAGCTTGGCCTAGTGATGGGAACTGGTTTGGCAGTTATATTGTTCATCAGTTTTAAACCGTTTTCTAGCTTATTCAGCACAGATCCACAAGTTCTTACAATTGCATGGTCTGGTATATTGGTAAGGAACTTCATATCTGAATAGTTTACATGTTGGAAACCTATGTACCTGATGTGGACACTGTTTTTCAGTTTGTTGCTGGATCTCAGCCAATAAATGCTCTAGCATTTGTTCTTGACGGACTGTACTATGGAGTTTCAGATTTTGGATATGCTTCCTATTCGATGGTATTCCCTGATCCTATCATGAAAGGTAATCGGTTATGCCATATATtgttctctcatctctctttttcttttcatgagTAGGTACTTGTAGGACTGATTTCTTCAATCTTCATTCTTGTTGCTTCTCCTGCTTTTGGCCTTGCTGGAGTCTGGACCGGGTTGTTCCTCTTCATGGCATTGCGTGTAATAGCTGGAATGTGGAGGTAAATAAATTCCTTTATGAACTCAAGTCACACATTAGGTTGAGGACCACCTAGTTTACTCTAGGCTAAATGGTCATAAGAGTCTAATGTATCTTACTTCACTATAGTTTTCTCTGGCTATCAAAAGCTGCAAATATGTGCaacttaatttctccctgatAAATATTATTCCGCTACAGGTTGGGCACAAAGAGTGGACCATGGAAATTGGTCTGGGATAAGAGGAAGCTGGAAAGTTAGTGTGACATAGGCTCATCTCCTAGTAAAGGAGAACACAAACTAATCAGGGGATTTCGAACACAAGTAACTGCTCCAAAGTTTGATGCTGATGGAGTAACCTGTTGTCTCTGCTCCAGTGATGACATGGGTTTTGTTCTGGTGGTCAAGGGCCTATCCAATTACTAAGACCGGCCAGATCAACAAGAAGGTGGCTTTTATTGAGCTTCTGGCTACTCACTGGATTTAGTATGCGAAGGACGCAGAAGTTGATCAGAGTTCCAAACCAAGATTTCTTCCCTTCCATACTTAACCAGGTTCTTGTAGTTTAGGtgctttttgaattttgtatataaattaatGCTGTTCATGTTTCTCACAACTGTAGCCCCCAAAATGTCTCAGATGTATACATTTTCTCAAGGAAAAAAGGCAACCATTTGTGACAAAATAATATCAGATGATTTATGAACTGTTTTATTGtaaggaaaggaaagaatagtctttttgttattgaaagactccaaaaatttcaattagcGTGGCTCAGGATATGTTTGTTAAAACACGTACAGGAGGCAACCTTAATATCAACTAGGGCTGTCTTTCGGCCGGATCGGATCGGAAACAgcaattccaattccaatccaATATCTTTCGGAATTCAATATAGAGTTCCGATTCCgattccaaaaaaatttggaaatttttggAAGATTCCGATTCCGAAGCTCTTAactgacaaaaaaaatttaagagattTAAATGCCCAAACTAGCATTTTGTAAAAATCTCAACTAAACTTTAATCAAGAAAACCCAGCTTAGGGGTTTAACAACTAGTCCAACAGGAACTTTACAGGCCCAAATAGGTTGTACTTTTATGTCCCTACACAAAATGACTGAGTTTGAAGATATTTATAAAGGACTAAACACCTAAAGTTTATTCTTGCAGTCGATATGGGACTCCAACAAGAAATGGGAGTGCAACTTCTCTCTCCActcttttcttgatttctaCTTGGTTACTCATCCATcacttctcctctctcttccgTTTCTTCCTTTCTAATCCATGAATGCcaaccttcattttctttcttaaaacTCTTCAGATATGGAACAATATGTACGGATCCCGttaggaaaaaaacaaatacacttctccaaccaaaaaagaaatcattctTCAATTCTTTATCTCTACTGTTTCTTCtcttgcatttttatttttctgggtttgcaCTAAATCATTTATCCGATGTATATGTTCTCCATTGAATCCTCATTGGAGCTCTCTTCCCTTGTTGCAATACCCCACACCATCcagattttttctttatcatttatttttctgtttctgcaCAAATTCATTACTTTTTTGGTATTGAGATGGAATGAAAACCtttaattaagaaagaaagaaaatcaaagaatgagttttaaaaatttagaaatgtttccttctttttttcgtcACTTCAATTCAATGTAGGATTGGAAAAAAAACGCagatggttttttttaaaagttataATTGCCTTGGACCTCCTCTTTCTGATTATCCTTGGAACCTATTATAATTGCCCAAGGCATAGCTTATTTTGAAAGTTATAGCATGTTTGAATTcaccttatatatatatatatatatatatatatataacaatctattattttatatacaaCAATCTATATagtatattgattattaatcaaaataatttatcctacatattatatatttatattttgttcatgtgaatcaaatttttttgattccaTGCTAAAGATGGATTCACATTCATCAATTGATGCTCAAGACTCAAGTTATAGCCGAGTGACTATCACATTGGTTTTAAATTCTAGTGGGTCATGAACATGTATAAAGAGTGTTAGACGTTAATCATGCTCTAGACAGTTGTAATACTACAATTTTCAGATTGGAATACTACAATTGTTAAAGCTCCAATTAATATACGCACATTATATGTGGTGTTTCATGtataaaatgattttataattaaaagtttaattgaagatagtttataattttaaaaatacatacataaatataaaatgaaatagtATAATACTTCCTACATTTACCATATATGTACATAGTACATATGGATATAACAAGCACACATATGCACCTTTTTGTTATATTAAATCAAGCATATttgccaaatatatatatagtcttaAAGTTACATACTACtatgtttagttttttttttttttttgtcaagccTATATTTAGTATGTACAAATATTTGTATGTGGGTACTAAAACTTaacaaataagaaatgaaacatatataagacctataaactaaaaataatgcaattatACTTAGAAACTCGGAATTTTtcggaaaaaaattgaaaaaatcggATCGGAATGGATTCGGAGAACTTCGGAATTTTTCGGATTGGAATTTCGGAATGTTCGGCATTTATTGGAATTTTCGGATTTCGTCATTTTCGGATATCGGATTTATCGGAGtcgaatttttttggaaaaaatcaGACCGGAATCGGTCGGAATCGGattttccaatccaacttACACCCCTAAtatcaaccaaacaaaaccaaacctaAGTGTGGTGGCCAAAGGgcataatatgatattattaagAGAATCATGTTGACACCTACAAAATGTTTACAAAATGACACAAAGATTCTAAAATGAAAAGACAATTTCCATCACAATGGAAGATGGagacttatttttttttccctgcaACAAAATACAGCTAATTCACTTAGTTTGATCCTTGTTCCAAAGAAAATCTCAGAATCCTTCTGCAAGTCTGCACGAACATGAATCACAAGCACTGCAGCACAGAATACCAAAACGCATGTCGTTGATTAAACCTCCTTTGTAGAAACATAAACTACAATATCAACAAGCATCCAATTCAGCTAGTCTCAACTAAGAGTAAGGGAACCATGAACCATGAAACACCTGCTCTTCTAATACACCTGAATCATAATTTTGCCTGAACAAATCTACATCGAAATCGATGTCTAAACTTGCTTCCTCCGTATGAGCCAACCTTCCTGGTATGTTACCCTGTGGTTGTGTCTGTGATTGGTTAGGGAGATTAGGCAGCCTTTCCCCTTGTTGGTTCTGAGCATCAATGCCATATGATTCTTCTACAGACCAATTATGCAAGTTGGCAAGTCTGTTCTCCTGCATTTTTATATCATTTGAAGGCCTAATGTCATCTAAGCAAGCATAACTATCTATGAAGCCATTATGGCCATTTAAGTTCGTAGTTTCTACAAGACCTCCCCGCAATTCTTGATCCGTCATTGATCTCTTAATTTCATCGTTAGATGGCTCAAAATCGGCTGTTACCAGATTGCTGGCCACATTTGTCTGCTCATTATGCATATAGTGGCAGCTATCATCTAGGCCATTGTGACTTCCGGATTCCAGAATCATGGGAAATTCTTTCTCCATGGCTTCGCTCGTTACAGGTTTCTCAACATTAACATCCTCTGAAGGGTTGCAATCATTTCTTCCATTGCATTCCGCATCTACAAGCTCATTATTTAAGTAATCGTTGTTGGACCTCAAAAAAGTCTCCAAAGATTCCCAATCATTATAATAAGGCTTCCCATCAGGTACTGAATCAAGATTCACAACCTGTAGCTCATTATGCAAGTAATCAGGCCTATGGTTGAAGCTTTCATAACTCCCGGTTTGAAAAACACTAGTTTCTTCAGCATCATTTCTGGCAAGCTCATACTCAGTTTCCAATTCACATTTCACATCTTTAGCTTCTCTTAGAGTAGCATCTAACACCTCTAAATCCTGTGACGCAAAACCCACAGAACAATCAGTTTCTTGCTTCGGCTCTTTATGCACACAATCCTCAAAGAAGTCATAACTTTCCTTTGATTTGCCTACCACAAATCGAGAGCTTTCCATAGCACACTTGCTGCTCATGTCCAATCCCTCTGCCTCATCCCCATtattatatgttgttgaagactcatatgatgatgatgttgttgTTTTAGTTGTTCCAGAATACACAGAATTAGAATACTCCTTCAATTTCATAGTGTTTTGTGGAAAGTTGAGCCTGGCCAAACCACCATACATGGCCCTTGCAGCTTCATCATAAGCAAAAGCAGCATCATAGGCTGTAGGGAAAGTACCAAGCCAAAGACGACTGTTCTTCTTTGACACACCACTAAAATTATTTGGTTCTCGAATTTCAGCTACCCACTTGCCCCAAGTCCTCTGCCTAACACCTCTATAAACACAATCTGAGTTCTCAGGCCCTCCTTTCCCTTTCATACATCCCTTTTTGGACCCCTTAGATGGGGCCTTCCGCTTCTTTTTCACTCCATCTTTTGCAAAATCAAATCTGTCATTGTAATTCTTCCATTTAGCCAGAGTGTCCTCAATTGAATCACAACCATTACGTCTCTTGGGCAATTTTTTATCCCTGAAAGAAAACAagtaccaaaaagaaaaaagaattagaACTTTCTTTAGACTGGTCGAAGTTTCATGAAATTCAAAGTTGGCTCTGTAACTTTTAAACAACCAACATGGACAAAATTTACAGGCCCCTAGAAAAAAAGAGACTTCAAAATTTCCCAAAACTTCAATTTCTCATAGTACACAATCATAATGGAGAAAGATAACAAAGTAGAGGAACCAAACACAAAACCCCAGATGGGGAAGATGAAAGAAAACCCattataaaagaagaaatgaaaacatgccTCAAAGAACTCACCCGTCAGAAGCCTCAGACGTCATGGGAACTCAGAAAGATGTCtgctttcctcttctctttttgtgGGTCTGCTTATTCTACTCTTCTCTCAGGCTTCCTTCTTGTTATGTGTAAAAACTGATAAAAGGGTTTATCTGGGGTTTAAGTACGCGTTTAGCGTTTGCCCCTTGAGCAAGGTTTTGAGGCGTTTGAAGAGTTTGGTTTATCTGTTTTCGGCCAGCCAGAAAGCAAGGCCCCCTGTTCCTGCTAATAAAGCAAGCTTGTCGTCACTATGACTTGGGGACGAAGGCAAACTGTGAGATATTCCCGAAAAGGATATGTGTGAAATGATGACATGAACTATTCGTCGCAGCCTTATTTATGGCATCCTTTTGTGACACGTAGACTTTGTACCCTGTTTTGTCCCACGTTTTCTTGGCCACGAAGACTTGGGTTTTCTATTTGTCCATGATCTCTCACAGTTTGCTGATTTCTTTTATGTTAGTTTAATTGGCAGTTGGTGCTCCAATATAAAGCTGGTTTAATAGTAATTAGAATTTAATGCACCTCTGTTTGATTAGGAAGAAACTAGTGCAAGAGTCCTAATCTTCggtcaaacaaaaatatttgaatatgaaGTGCCCTTGACGCAGCAAAAGGTGATTTATTGAGACAAGAAAGAGTCGAGAGTTCAGCTTTTCTGATTTCAAAACCCCAGAAATAAAAAGAGgttgatttgtttgtttaataaaATTGTTCCTCATAAGACCTCTAACTTAATGAAAAAGGAATTTAATTTGCAGACTAGAGATAAGGGCGAAGGTAAGTAAGGACCAGTGCAGTTACTGGTCTTCactcaactttttttcttttttaaaaaatgtaatatGTATTGCTATATTGAAttaatatgtttattttatcaCGTAGGCCAGCAGCCAAATCCTGTTTCCCTTTCCACCAAGCtccacttttctttcttttttccaaaggTTTATGGctcttattattatatatttacccttttacaaaaattgataaaatccTAACcatttttctcctttcttggAGATACACAAGCAGCAAAGCAGACTTTCTCAATGCACTGCCTGTGGgtttttctctcaaactcCATATTAAACTATCAAGTTTTAATTAGGTTAATTTATTCAATATCAAGTTTTTATTAGgttaatttattcaattaaaattttttttagtagttctcttatttatttttttttgtatttatttatttttagttcataaaattttgattttttttctttttattgattttaagaaaaattaggtattaaacataaataactttagggagactttggaaaaacccaaaggagagagaaattttttaaaagaagttaaaatggACAAAGTtgtccttatttatttttggatttcttaatgaatcatttacatttgcatgtctttaatttgaaagtcgagaggtttttctgtcttttttgaaaaagctttggctttttccaaaagtgaaagtttttttatgactaaaacctaaatttactataaCTTTACTAATTAGTATTTGAGATATTaggtatttttgtttgggttttaatacctaggaaaaaattgttattttggatTAGACCAAAGAGGAAGCCCAAATTCATTGGGTCAGCTTAAAACTAAAAGCTTAAAAGACAATGCTACccttttccttaaaaaaaccTGGCCCGTCTTTAAAACCtacaaaataaaagtaaatttaggttttacccataaaaaaactttcacttttggaaaaagccaaagctttttcaaaaaagacagaaaaacctctcaactttcaaatcaaagacatgcaaatgtaaaggattccttaggaaatcaaaaaataaataagggcaattttgtctattttggcttcttttaaaaaatttctctctcctttgggcttttccaaagtctccccaAAATAAATGACTCTTTAAACTACGACGAACCTTTCGCTGCAAAGCACaaaactcttcttcttctctcgcTGAAAAATCAATCATCAATCATAgtacccttcttcttctttcccaaAACCCTAACCACAAAACTCTCCTGCAAAGCCGAACCTTTCACTTCCTCTCTTCACTTTGCCCAATGCCTTCCATCACCATTACAACCAGATGTAGCCCCAGACAGCAGTTCCACAAAGCACACCACCCTCCTTGTTGAGACCTTCCATGAGCACCAGAGGCTCAAAGCCTTACTTCAGAAGCTCATCAATGGCTTTTGCCCTCTACAATTGCTTGGAGAAGACGGTGATTGGACCAAAGACCAACTTTGGGCTGCCATCAGATTCCTTAAACATACTTTCAGGTTCAATGAAATTCTTCAagtgcttttttatttttttccctctct
Protein-coding regions in this window:
- the LOC18773985 gene encoding uncharacterized protein LOC18773985 codes for the protein MTSEASDGDKKLPKRRNGCDSIEDTLAKWKNYNDRFDFAKDGVKKKRKAPSKGSKKGCMKGKGGPENSDCVYRGVRQRTWGKWVAEIREPNNFSGVSKKNSRLWLGTFPTAYDAAFAYDEAARAMYGGLARLNFPQNTMKLKEYSNSVYSGTTKTTTSSSYESSTTYNNGDEAEGLDMSSKCAMESSRFVVGKSKESYDFFEDCVHKEPKQETDCSVGFASQDLEVLDATLREAKDVKCELETEYELARNDAEETSVFQTGSYESFNHRPDYLHNELQVVNLDSVPDGKPYYNDWESLETFLRSNNDYLNNELVDAECNGRNDCNPSEDVNVEKPVTSEAMEKEFPMILESGSHNGLDDSCHYMHNEQTNVASNLVTADFEPSNDEIKRSMTDQELRGGLVETTNLNGHNGFIDSYACLDDIRPSNDIKMQENRLANLHNWSVEESYGIDAQNQQGERLPNLPNQSQTQPQGNIPGRLAHTEEASLDIDFDVDLFRQNYDSGVLEEQVFHGSWFPYS